Within Primulina tabacum isolate GXHZ01 chromosome 5, ASM2559414v2, whole genome shotgun sequence, the genomic segment GGTCCTTAAATGGCCAGTCCTTGAACTGCCACTCCTTTCCAAGCACAAACACCGCGACCACGCGATCCCAATCCTCACTTTTCAGTGCAGATGGCTTATCTCTCACCTCATAAGCTGTCACCACCCGATCCCTACTAAACTTCTTCTGCACTGTCACGCACTCAGGCTTCCCCCCTTTCATCTGCTTAACCTTATCATCCGACGGAATAAACACTCCATCCTCCAAAAAGTCCTTAACATTATAAATCGTAATCAGGGTCGAAAATGCACTTGGGACCAAAATAATAGGCACACCTTCGCCAATCTTACGCATCTTCGTCACCTCGTCCCCCATTCCAAATCCTCTACTCTCGATTCTATTCTTAGCAACAATGTTATCTTTCCTCTGCAACGCCTCCGAACGTTGCTTCTCCTCGTCTCGTTTCATAGCAGAAGCCAAAACACTATAAAAATCTCGAGTTTTAAACACCAGCATTGCCTCCCTATCCTTAATTGGCCTCTCCTTAGCCTTAATCAGCCCAATCAAGCTCTTCTCGCTCGTTAAACCCTCCTGAATCGCCAATTCGTTCGAATCATACTGCAGATTACGTTCCACATTGTTCAAGGCTGGGATTTGAGGAATGTTAGGGAAATCAAGGGGAACAATCGAATCTG encodes:
- the LOC142547760 gene encoding protein CDC73 homolog, whose translation is MDPLTLLREYTIRNSLDKIVRVNDEYRFGSDYSFPATIETAYRSKHVQSTRRYTLETLVHFITNHNLKHTDYLQHARALRIPAVTLPDRKTVLDYLTGKIQSSDSIVPLDFPNIPQIPALNNVERNLQYDSNELAIQEGLTSEKSLIGLIKAKERPIKDREAMLVFKTRDFYSVLASAMKRDEEKQRSEALQRKDNIVAKNRIESRGFGMGDEVTKMRKIGEGVPIILVPSAFSTLITIYNVKDFLEDGVFIPSDDKVKQMKGGKPECVTVQKKFSRDRVVTAYEVRDKPSALKSEDWDRVVAVFVLGKEWQFKDWPFKDHVEIFNKIVGFYIRFEDDSIESAKTVKQWNVKIISISKNKRHQDRAAALEVWNKLEEFMQSRSR